From a region of the Paenibacillus sp. FSL R10-2734 genome:
- a CDS encoding 4Fe-4S single cluster domain-containing protein, which translates to MNIARILYPVKALGPGNRIGIWVSGCPRRCLGCINPELWEQRSEYEITLSNLKELIGNVVDTHNVDGFTITGGEPMSQPQELAELITYLKTISRDIIIYSGYKYDELRLQNSCFIDEILGTAAVLVDGVYIEELNTNVALRGSENQNVIVLNNEYKAFYENYMKTADNKIQNFTTTDGIVSVGIHRREFKKNISNKIFHREV; encoded by the coding sequence ATGAACATAGCTAGAATCCTTTATCCAGTGAAGGCTTTAGGGCCGGGGAATCGAATCGGTATTTGGGTTAGTGGATGCCCAAGGAGGTGCTTGGGTTGCATCAATCCAGAACTATGGGAACAACGTTCAGAATATGAGATTACTCTCTCTAATTTAAAAGAACTGATAGGTAATGTAGTTGATACCCATAATGTAGACGGGTTCACCATAACTGGTGGTGAACCAATGTCGCAACCACAGGAACTTGCTGAACTCATTACTTATCTGAAAACGATAAGTAGAGACATAATTATCTATTCGGGATATAAATATGATGAACTTCGCTTACAAAATTCTTGTTTTATTGATGAGATCCTCGGTACAGCTGCGGTGTTAGTAGACGGAGTATATATTGAGGAGTTGAATACAAATGTTGCTCTCAGAGGTTCTGAAAATCAAAATGTTATTGTCTTGAACAATGAATACAAAGCTTTTTATGAAAATTATATGAAGACAGCTGACAATAAGATTCAGAATTTCACTACCACCGATGGCATTGTATCTGTGGGCATACACAGGCGAGAATTTAAAAAGAATATTTCTAATAAAATATTTCATCGGGAGGTATGA